The genomic stretch ACTTTGCCTACCCCAAATCCAAATCAAATGGGCAAAGCCCTAAAATCCCTAGTTTAAACACATTCCTtcattcacacatacaaaaaacaagatcaaagcataAAAATGAAAGGTTTTTCTTCATGTTCTTAGAAACCCATTACattatcaaaaccctcaaaacccatattcatattcatgtcaAAATAGCTTATTTGTCTTGAAATTCTTATGAAATTAGGGGTAATTTCGGGTTGCCCTTGCCACAAACCCCATCAAGACAACAAGCAAACACATTGTACAAAACATtcacaagaacttcaagaacatgCAAAGCAATGGGGTTCGGCCATggcaatttttttttagaaaatttatgaaaaaaaaaatatatatataacaatataagaGGTATGGAAAAGAACACTTACCCAAGGTTGGAGGACTTTGGGTTTTCTTGAAGgttgcttgaagatgaagagctccccCTTTGAAGCTTGTGAAATCGGCAAGAAGAAGAGATCCTTGGGGATTTCGGCCAAAAGAgaagatgagaggtttttgaGAGTGATTTTTGTATGGGTGAAGAAAAGAGTGTTGTGGGgggatatttaaagggaaaaaagtgggtttttatttacttttggacctttggcattctgggactattttttctctccacgatcatgggtggatttttacagtgatcgtgggtctgctgcatggagatgaacaattattattttttataatgacgtcagctgGAGAAAAAGTATATTATGtgaatgaatcatataataaacttggggggcaaatgttatcccaaaattttgaaaagaatgacgtggcagtaaaattggcacatggcatgagttagtgaggtgatctggcttagcaatggcccaatacatcagttaagaaattggacagatagtcagGCCAAATACAGCCGACCGAATAGAATATTTGgtctgggggttgcttggctcagacctcagtttgaAGACCCTAATAAATGATTtgaagccaagtccaagaagattgaaggagagatttggattttggttcaagggataaaagcaataggtccgatcggacctaagcttaggggacctcttgatattttggctcgaacgtgtccaaagaGAATGACTAAGGCTTAAGTTTTagtcaaggggaaagccacataatggccgatcgggtatgcCATGGAAGAGGTAGGCTTGGGCTTGAACGAAGTGAGAAGGAGGAGGAAAgtaggctcggaccaccttggtccgaggagaagagtacaaggtccgatcggaccttggttgaaagagagaggctcggaccaccttggttcgaggagaagggcagcatgtccgatcggacatgcccaTGGGAGAGGAgcctttggaccattttggtccgaggagatggcatgaagagatggctcggaccaccttggtccgaggaggagagtacaaggtccgatcggaccttgattgaaggaaatgagctcgggcttgaccgaggtaagatgccaaagagggtggtttgaaccaccttaagccaagaagaaaaccattgtgtccgatcagACACAATGAAGGAGTATACTTCGGACGTGCCCAAGGTAAGGAGCAAAGGAAgtggcctcggaccaccttggtccgaggagagccaaacttacatgacctttggtccgaggagagccatgcacataccacctttgacccacgaaaagcttgaaggagtaatcaacatgcatgtgagactacgtcaaacttcccgaaacgacttcagtgagaattgttCTAAGCATCTGGGAATCTCTCACTCCCACTCGAATTTAGGATCAGTTGTATttcaaacatttattttgtaatataaatataaggagaataataaaatatccctatctaaaggggatatcagttaagaatcccaggtctataaatagagggttgggaggatcgtaaaaggactttaggcaaattgagagttaatctgtattctagagagagaaagtgtgtttttcctgagagaacccttttttgtattctggaatatttgctctgaagaaactcagttgacactggttcatctgatcttgagtgtgaatacagtaataaaatctctaagtggattaggctattaccgattatcggggctgaaccactataaaatctcgtgttatttactttcattgataaaaactgtctgttgtcgtttataattctcttgaaggcttgtcataTTTGACGtccttacgtcgttggctaaaatcacagtcaacagaaatcaatttattttttattttaaaacatttttttaattatttaataaattcattAATGAAAAAACTGATGGTATTTTAGTCAAATTGAAAAATTACTAGACCAAAATCATATTCAAAGTatcattttgttttgttttgcaaAACACATATTATGATgccaagaaagaaaaatgaaatcaAAACAGAGAAGGCTtctattgaagaagaagaagaagaatgttaTCAGTACATAAACTTTTACTTAATGAGATTGTGAAAATAAGGCTCTCTTTTATAAAGCAAGAGAGGACCCTTAACTTTATGTAATAGATGACCAAGACTCCTCTAACAGACTTGTAACAGACCTAACGTAAATAAAACTAACATATGTTTAATACTCCCCCTCAAGAGGGGTCGTAGATACAATGAAGACCCATCTTGGAAATCAAGTGATGAAACTGTGTAGGTTGGAGAGCCTTAGTTAGAAGATCTGCAAGTTGGTTTTGGCTGGAAATGTGGAATGTCTTCTCGACTTCTTCATTGATATTGTCCCTTGCAAGGTGACAATCAATCTCTATATGCTTTATCCTTTCATGGAAGACTCTATTACAAGATATGTGTAGAGTAGATTGGTTGTCACAGTAGAGTAAGGTGGGTTTGGTTTGAGGGAGACCAAGTTCTTTGAGTATAGATACCAGCTAAATGGTTTCAGTGGTGGCATTGGCCATTGAACGATACTCAAATTCAACAGAGGAGCGAGATATGGTCTGCTGCTTTTTGGATTTCCATGAAATGAGAGATCCATTGAGAAATACACAAAAATTGGTTATTGAGCGCCTTGTGTCAGGACATGCATCCCAATCTGCATCACAAAATATTTGTAAGGTGTAATCTGTGTTCCAAGGTGGATGAAGCTTTGAGTTTTTTATGGTTGTGTTGGTCTTGTATGGAAGTTCACGACCTGGTTTTTGCTTTAGATAATGAAGAACATGTTGTACTGCTATGAGATGAGGCTTTCTAGGAGCTAAAAGAAACTGACTGCGGCTATTAATGGCATAGGACATGTCTGGTCGAGTGGTTGTTAAGTATAACAGCTTTCCAACTAATCTCCAATAGGAAGTTGGGTCATCATCTTCATTTGATAGCTTGAGATTAGCTTCCATGGGTGTTGAGGCAGTCCTGCATCCAATATTCTCGATTTATTCTAGTATTTGAAGAGCATATCCTCTTTGAGAAAGAAAAATTCCTGAGGCATTCCTTACATTTTCAAGACCAAGAAAGAATTTTAGTGGACCAAGGTCTTTAAGTTGAAAATATGAGGATAAATACAAAATTAGTGTGTGAATACCCTCCATATAGTTACTAACTACCATcacatcatcaacatatattaatAAAGTAAAAAATGAGTGAGAATCATTTTTAATGAATAAAGAGTAATCAGTATAAGAATGATTAAAACCATATGCAAACAAGGCATTAGTAAACTTAGTGTTCCATTGACTTGAGGCTTGTTTAAGGCCATAAAGACTTTTATTTAATTTGCAAACATGTGTATTGAAAGATTTATATGCAAGCAAGGCATTAGTAAACTTAGTGTTCCATTGACTTGAGGCTTGTTTAAGGCCATAaaaacttttatttaattttcaaacaTGTGTATTGAAAGATTTAGACTCCCCTTGAATTATGTATCCTTAAGGAATAGTCATGTACACTTCTTCATTAAGATCCCCATTTAGAAAAGCATTATAAATATCTAGTGGGTGTAAATGCCAACCATTATAGGCAACAAGAGACAATAATAATTTGATGGTCACCATTTTTGCAATGGgggaaaaattattaaaatagttGACACCCTCTTGTTGAGCGTATCCATTTGCAACTAAGCAGGCTTTTGTATCTATCAATGGTACCATcagcttttctttttattttgtatatccatttacaTTCTATGGGTTTGTGTCCTAGAGGTAAATCAACTATGGCCCAAGTATTGTTTTTATCTTAAGCTAAAAGTTCTTCTAGCATAGCATTTTTCCATTCTAAATGTTGACTAGCTTGTTTGTATGAAGATGGTTCGGGTGTGCTACTAACATGAA from Humulus lupulus chromosome 5, drHumLupu1.1, whole genome shotgun sequence encodes the following:
- the LOC133779526 gene encoding uncharacterized mitochondrial protein AtMg00240-like; the protein is MEANLKLSNEDDDPTSYWRLVGKLLYLTTTRPDMSYAINSRSQFLLAPRKPHLIAVQHVLHYLKQKPGRELPYKTNTTIKNSKLHPPWNTDYTLQIFCDADWDACPDTRRSITNFCVFLNGSLISWKSKKQQTISRSSVEFEYRSMANATTETI